The following are from one region of the Magallana gigas chromosome 6, xbMagGiga1.1, whole genome shotgun sequence genome:
- the LOC117682494 gene encoding uncharacterized protein isoform X1, translating into MRDTSYKVQIFLESEDNGVVESSSCECPMGRYKCHHVAATLLYGYKKASKTDIKCSWLKHPKSAQPKVTTTMEELFPPKQPGYRALKRVVTDEDRLYFYNQLSQLGRFTAMHWILSKEPTTEDSPVVLIQELFQSKDFLDAECKESFLREKLSMSPEQIIQTAWTTIGQRENTLWAKVRKLRFTASNFGQIVTAVRKNRLNMSLKKRLLSAYNLEKRAPIQWGLAHEKTAIQEYCKVFEVNVLETGIWLHESGLLGASPDGFVQGNPKNITERVYQQEKNSTLLSPDIVEVKCPFSARSMTIKEACSNVKDFFLDCNPSDNSLHLRTQHDYWHQIQGQLYLTGTQCCDLVVWTQADIQVVRIEKDASWSSNILNMIEFYYKVFLPSL; encoded by the exons ATACAAAGTTCAG ATATTCCTTGAATCTGAAGATAACGGTGTGGTGGAGTCATCATCATGCGAGTGTCCTATGGGGAGGTATAAGTGTCATCATGTGGCAGCAACTCTCCTTTATGG ATATAAGAAGGCAAGCAAAACCGACATAAAATGCAGTTGGTTAAAACATCCAAAGTCAGCACAGCCAAAGGTGACAACAACCATGGAGGAATTATTTCCACCAAAACAACCAggatacag AGCCTTAAAACGTGTGGTGACGGATGAAGAccgattatatttttataatcaacTTAGCCAATTAGGCAGATTTACAG CAATGCACTGGATTCTGTCAAAAGAACCCACAACTGAAGATAGTCCTGTTGTCTTGATACAAGAACTATTTCAAAGTAAAGATTTCTTGGATGCTGAATGCAAGGAATCCTTTTTAAG GGAGAAGCTTTCAATGTCCCCAGAGCAAATTATCCAGACTGCATGGACCACAATAGGGCAGAGGGAAAATACCTTGTGGGCCAAAGTTCGCAAGCTGCGTTTCACAGCATCCAATTTTGGACAAATTGTTACAGCTGTTCGAAAAAACAg gttAAACATGTCCTTGAAAAAAAGACTACTGAGTGCATACAACTTGGAAAAAAGAGCACCAATCCAATGGGGACTTGCCCATGAGAAGACTGCAATACAAGAATACTGCAAGGTCTTTGAAGTGAATGTTTTAGAGAcag GAATTTGGCTTCATGAGTCTGGGCTACTTGGAGCCTCTCCAGATGGCTTTGTTCAAGGAAATCCAAAGAACATCACTGAACGAGTCTATCAACAAGAAAAGAACTCAACATTGCTGTCACCTGACATTGTTGAGGTGAAATGTCCATTTTCCGCCAGATCAATGACAATCAAAGAAGCTTGTTCAAATGTGAAGGATTTCTTTCTTG ATTGTAATCCAAGTGATAATTCACTTCACCTCAGAACACAACATGATTATTGGCACCAGATCCAAGGACAGTTGTACCTGACAGGAACACAGTGCTGTGACTTAGTAGTGTGGACTCAGGCAGACATTCAAGTTGTTCGTATCGAGAAAGATGCATCATGGTCATCAAACATCTTGAACATGATCGAGTTTTATTATAAAGTGTTTCTGCCAAGTTTATGA
- the LOC136269654 gene encoding uncharacterized protein, protein MKPAVEEISASNIDVGAEAEVEANSNITVPDSITVLHDHEYATSSPQHNKASLKHMEEELVKLQQEINMLKLKKPSMTIGNIINDPEKMLLYTSFSADTFYILENLVERMGPFNYYGGWTVVNFSVSDQLLMTLMKLRLNCRDLDLAERFNTSRATVSNIINTFVHALHEILFEGVMKAVGIPSQLKCQGSMPKSFEEFSSARIAMDATEVTQDIPTDMNSQSLAYSNYKSRHTVKALTCVAPNAALVFCSDLYPGSTSDSAIVDHCGILEKLQAGDMILADKGFNIFDKLPNGVTLNIPPFLTSKSHFTKEEAQLCYKIGRSRIHVERANERIKNFEILSHIPSQYRHLSTKIFQLCVALVNLQAPLLKEIAEKYDIEEPIQ, encoded by the exons ATGAAACCTGCTGTAGAGGAAATATCTGCTTCAAACATAGATGTGGGAGCTGAGGCTGAAGTTGAGGCCAATTCCAATATTACTGTACCAGACAGCATAACTGTACTTCATGATCACGAGTATGCAACTTCAAGTCCTCAACATAATAAAG CATCCCTTAAACATATGGAAGAGGAATTAGTAAAGTTGCAGCAAGAAATTAACATGCTGAAGCTTAAAAAACCGTCCATGACAATTGGGAACATAATTAATGACCCTGAAAAG ATGCTGCTGTATACATCATTTTCTGCAGATACCTTTTACATTTTGGAGAACCTCGTGGAGAGAATGGGCCCGTTCAATTATTATGGTGGTTGGACTGTGGTGAACTTTAGTGTCAGCGATCAGTTGTTGATGACATTAATGAAGTTACGACTTAACTGCAGGGACCTTGATTTAGCAGAGAGGTTCAACACTAGTCGTGCTACTGTGTCCAATATTATCAACACATTTGTGCATGCCCtgcatgaaattttgtttgaaggGGTCATGAAAGCTGTCGGAATACCAAGTCAACTGAAATGCCAAGGATCCATGCCAAAGTCATTTGAAGAATTTTCATCGGCTAGAATTGCAATGGACGCCACAGAAGTGACACAAGACATCCCAACAGATATGAATAGCCAGTCACTGGCATACAGTAACTACAAGAGTCGCCACACAGTAAAGGCTTTAACTTGTGTTGCACCTAATGCTGCTCTTGTGTTCTGTTCCGATCTTTATCCTGGATCAACCTCAGACTCCGCAATAGTGGACCATTGTGGCATATTAGAGAAGCTGCAAGCTGGTGATATGATCCTGGCTGACAAAGGATTCAACATTTTTGACAAACTTCCAAATGGTGTCACCCTAAATATCCCGCCTTTCCTCACTAGCAAATCACATTTCACTAAGGAAGAAGCTCAACTGTGCTATAAAATAGGCAGAAGCAGAATCCATGTGGAGCGGGCAAATGAAAGAATAAAGAACTTTGAAATTCTGAGCCATATTCCGTCACAGTATAGACACCTATCCACTAAAATATTTCAACTTTGTGTGGCCCTTGTTAATTTACAGGCTCCCCTTTTGAAAGAGATTGCAGAAAAGTATGACATTGAAGAACCTATTCAGTAG
- the LOC117682494 gene encoding uncharacterized protein isoform X2, whose protein sequence is MRDTSYKVQIFLESEDNGVVESSSCECPMGRYKCHHVAATLLYGYKKASKTDIKCSWLKHPKSAQPKVTTTMEELFPPKQPGYRALKRVVTDEDRLYFYNQLSQLGRFTAMHWILSKEPTTEDSPVVLIQELFQSKDFLDAECKESFLRHKLSMSPEQIIQTAWTTIGQRENTLWAKVRKLRFTASNFGQIVTAVRKNRLNMSLKKRLLSAYNLEKRAPIQWGLAHEKTAIQEYCKVFEVNVLETGIWLHESGLLGASPDGFVQGNPKNITERVYQQEKNSTLLSPDIVEVKCPFSARSMTIKEACSNVKDFFLDCNPSDNSLHLRTQHDYWHQIQGQLYLTGTQCCDLVVWTQADIQVVRIEKDASWSSNILNMIEFYYKVFLPSL, encoded by the exons ATACAAAGTTCAG ATATTCCTTGAATCTGAAGATAACGGTGTGGTGGAGTCATCATCATGCGAGTGTCCTATGGGGAGGTATAAGTGTCATCATGTGGCAGCAACTCTCCTTTATGG ATATAAGAAGGCAAGCAAAACCGACATAAAATGCAGTTGGTTAAAACATCCAAAGTCAGCACAGCCAAAGGTGACAACAACCATGGAGGAATTATTTCCACCAAAACAACCAggatacag AGCCTTAAAACGTGTGGTGACGGATGAAGAccgattatatttttataatcaacTTAGCCAATTAGGCAGATTTACAG CAATGCACTGGATTCTGTCAAAAGAACCCACAACTGAAGATAGTCCTGTTGTCTTGATACAAGAACTATTTCAAAGTAAAGATTTCTTGGATGCTGAATGCAAGGAATCCTTTTTAAGGCAT AAGCTTTCAATGTCCCCAGAGCAAATTATCCAGACTGCATGGACCACAATAGGGCAGAGGGAAAATACCTTGTGGGCCAAAGTTCGCAAGCTGCGTTTCACAGCATCCAATTTTGGACAAATTGTTACAGCTGTTCGAAAAAACAg gttAAACATGTCCTTGAAAAAAAGACTACTGAGTGCATACAACTTGGAAAAAAGAGCACCAATCCAATGGGGACTTGCCCATGAGAAGACTGCAATACAAGAATACTGCAAGGTCTTTGAAGTGAATGTTTTAGAGAcag GAATTTGGCTTCATGAGTCTGGGCTACTTGGAGCCTCTCCAGATGGCTTTGTTCAAGGAAATCCAAAGAACATCACTGAACGAGTCTATCAACAAGAAAAGAACTCAACATTGCTGTCACCTGACATTGTTGAGGTGAAATGTCCATTTTCCGCCAGATCAATGACAATCAAAGAAGCTTGTTCAAATGTGAAGGATTTCTTTCTTG ATTGTAATCCAAGTGATAATTCACTTCACCTCAGAACACAACATGATTATTGGCACCAGATCCAAGGACAGTTGTACCTGACAGGAACACAGTGCTGTGACTTAGTAGTGTGGACTCAGGCAGACATTCAAGTTGTTCGTATCGAGAAAGATGCATCATGGTCATCAAACATCTTGAACATGATCGAGTTTTATTATAAAGTGTTTCTGCCAAGTTTATGA
- the LOC117682494 gene encoding uncharacterized protein isoform X3 translates to MEELFPPKQPGYRALKRVVTDEDRLYFYNQLSQLGRFTAMHWILSKEPTTEDSPVVLIQELFQSKDFLDAECKESFLREKLSMSPEQIIQTAWTTIGQRENTLWAKVRKLRFTASNFGQIVTAVRKNRLNMSLKKRLLSAYNLEKRAPIQWGLAHEKTAIQEYCKVFEVNVLETGIWLHESGLLGASPDGFVQGNPKNITERVYQQEKNSTLLSPDIVEVKCPFSARSMTIKEACSNVKDFFLDCNPSDNSLHLRTQHDYWHQIQGQLYLTGTQCCDLVVWTQADIQVVRIEKDASWSSNILNMIEFYYKVFLPSL, encoded by the exons ATGGAGGAATTATTTCCACCAAAACAACCAggatacag AGCCTTAAAACGTGTGGTGACGGATGAAGAccgattatatttttataatcaacTTAGCCAATTAGGCAGATTTACAG CAATGCACTGGATTCTGTCAAAAGAACCCACAACTGAAGATAGTCCTGTTGTCTTGATACAAGAACTATTTCAAAGTAAAGATTTCTTGGATGCTGAATGCAAGGAATCCTTTTTAAG GGAGAAGCTTTCAATGTCCCCAGAGCAAATTATCCAGACTGCATGGACCACAATAGGGCAGAGGGAAAATACCTTGTGGGCCAAAGTTCGCAAGCTGCGTTTCACAGCATCCAATTTTGGACAAATTGTTACAGCTGTTCGAAAAAACAg gttAAACATGTCCTTGAAAAAAAGACTACTGAGTGCATACAACTTGGAAAAAAGAGCACCAATCCAATGGGGACTTGCCCATGAGAAGACTGCAATACAAGAATACTGCAAGGTCTTTGAAGTGAATGTTTTAGAGAcag GAATTTGGCTTCATGAGTCTGGGCTACTTGGAGCCTCTCCAGATGGCTTTGTTCAAGGAAATCCAAAGAACATCACTGAACGAGTCTATCAACAAGAAAAGAACTCAACATTGCTGTCACCTGACATTGTTGAGGTGAAATGTCCATTTTCCGCCAGATCAATGACAATCAAAGAAGCTTGTTCAAATGTGAAGGATTTCTTTCTTG ATTGTAATCCAAGTGATAATTCACTTCACCTCAGAACACAACATGATTATTGGCACCAGATCCAAGGACAGTTGTACCTGACAGGAACACAGTGCTGTGACTTAGTAGTGTGGACTCAGGCAGACATTCAAGTTGTTCGTATCGAGAAAGATGCATCATGGTCATCAAACATCTTGAACATGATCGAGTTTTATTATAAAGTGTTTCTGCCAAGTTTATGA